The Amycolatopsis umgeniensis DNA segment AGCCTGGCGGCCGGATGCGGGGCGAGCTGGCTGACCGGGTCCGCGGAGCCTTCGGACCAGCCGGACGGCGGACTGCTGACCGCGACCGAACAGCGCGTGGTGGAGCTGGCGGTGTCCGGCCGACGCAACCGCGACATCGCGGAACTGCTGGAGGTCACCGTGCGCGCGGTGGAGAAGCACCTCACCAGCTCGTACCGCAAGCTGGGCATCAGCGGACGTGCCCAGCTCGCCGCGGCGATGCGCGGCCACCGGGCGGGTTGAGCCCGGTCAGGATCCGGCGGGACCGAGACGTCCCTGCAGCCACGCCGCCGCCAACTCGACCCGGGACTGGCTGCCGGTGCGTTCGAACAGCGACGTCAGCCTGGCTTCGATGCGCTTCTCGCTGACCTGCAGCGCCGCCGCGATCTGCCGGTTCGTGCGGCCGCTCGCGATCAGGCCGACGATGTGGCGCTCCAAGGGATCCAGCCCCGCCTTGTCGGTCCTGTCGGTCCTGTCCGGCGAGTAGGCGATCCGGTGCCGATCGAGCAGGGCCGAAACGGACGCGAGCGCCACGACGGCGTCCAGCCGCTTCAACGTCCGATGCGCCTCCAGCAGTGACGGCCCGGGGACCGGGCTCACCTCGCCGAACGCCGTGCACGCCTCCGCGATCCGGAACACGTCGCCGGACTGCCGGGCCAGTTTGACCCCCGCGCGCACCGATTCCATGTCCCCGCGCACGAGGCCGCCGCACACCAGGGCCGCTTCCTGGACCGAGGCCGTCGGGCTGCGGGTGGCGAGACCCTCCAGTTCGGCCAGCAGGCGGGTCAGGGTCTCGGTGTCCCCCTGCTGCCTTGCCCCGTGCAGGAGCCGGGTGAGCAGGCGTTCCATCCCCGCGCGCACCCCGCGTTCGCGGCAGTCGGTGTACTCCCGCCAGCCCCGTTCCAAGGCCTCGTCGTGCTGTCCTGCCGACTGGCGCAGCCCGCAGCGGACCCACGCGACGTACGCGTCGGCGGAAGTCTGGAAAGGCAAGCGGCGCAACCAATCCGCCGCTCGGTCCGGCTGGTCGCGCTGCGCGCGGATCTCCGCCGCGAACACACTCGCGAACCGGTGGCGGCGGGGCGGATCCCACCACAGGCGATCGCCTTCGAGCTGGCGCGCGAGCGACAGCGCCGCGTCCCACTCGCCCTCGCGGTAAGCCTGCCGGACCGTATGCCAATCGACCGAGAACCCGGACGTCGGCGGCTGGTAGCGGCCGCGCAGCAGGACATTCAGGACACTGACCGTGTCGAGGACCTCGGCGGCTTCGGCGACGTCCTCGTGCGGTGGCATTTCCGTCAGTACCAACCACTCCTCGGCGGGTCTGCCGCCGTCGCCGGGCAACGCGCCCAGCAGGATCCCGGCGCCGAGGGCGAACAGGTGGTCGTCCTCCGCGCCGCACGCACGCGCGAGCGCCCGCACCGCCTCGGCGGCCACCGGCCGGTCGGCCCGGTTGACCGCGTCGAGCAGCCGACCGCATTCGGGAGCCTTGTCGAGGACCCGGCCGACTTCGGCGGCCAGCGGTCGGACGACGTCGAGTTCGGCGAGCCGTTGCTCGTGGGCGAGGGCGCCCAGCCAGCACATCAGGACGGTGGCGGACAGCCGGGCGGACGGCCCGGGGTCGGCGAGCCGCGGCGCGATGACGGTGGCGAGGTCGTCGGCCAGCGCGCCGTAGCCACCGGCCGCGAGACTGTCCTTGAGCACAGCGCGGAGCACTTCGGAGAACCGGCCGTCGGATGAGGCGAGCAGCCGGAGCGCCACCATCCGGTAGCGGCGGGCGGTCGGCAGGTCGGTCTTCCCGGCCGCGGCCGCGGCGAGCAGCAGTCCCGCCGTCCCGGGGTCGGGCGGCGACGGCGGGAGTTCGGCGAGATGCGGGGCGACCTCGGCGGGATCGACCGGCTGCCTGTCGAGGAGGTCGCGGACGATCCGCCGGTGCAACACGGCGCGCCAGCGCGAGCCGTGTTCGAGCCGGAGCCTGTCGGCCAGTGCGGGGACGGCGAACTCCACCGCGCCGTCCGTCCCGCCGCGAAGGATCCCGGCCCGGACCAGCTCGTCGAGGGCCTGCCCCGTGGTGGACGGCGCCAGCGCCGCCGCGGAAGCCAACCAGGGCAGCCTCTCCAGCGTGAGGGCGCCTTGTTCGCTCAGCACCGCGATGATGGCGGCCAGCCGCCGGACCCGAGGCTCGAGCCGCCTGAGCGTCTCCGCCTGTCCGGCGGGCAGCACGATCGGGGTTCCCGCGCCGGTCAGGCAGACGTGCTCGTCGACGACCGACAGCCTTCCGCTGGCGCGCAGGCCCGCGATCGTCGCGCCGACCGTGCCGGGATTGCCGAACAGCGGACCGAGCGCGGTGCGCACCGCGCTGACGAGCGCGGGATCGCTCGCGATCCGGCCGGCCCGGGTGGTCCAGCCGGGCAGCAACGCCGTCGTCTCCGCCGCGGTCAGCGGACGGAGGCCGACCGTGCCGTCGGCGATCGCGAGCAGTTTGCCGACCGGTCCGCCCGCGGGGCCTCGTCCGGTCGTGGTCGCGACGGTGACCGTCCCGACGGCGCGGGCACCCTCGGCGACCAGGGTGAGCACGGTGGCGAGTTCCGGCGGCAGCAGGTCGAAGTCGTCGAACTGCAGCACGATCCGGCTGCGTGGGGCGAGGGTGGAGAGGACGGTGATCAGATCGTGGGCCGTCGTCTGCGGTCCGGTGCCGGATCCCGACTCGAGCCGGGCGCGCAGCCAGGCCACCGCGCTGAGCATGCTGACCAGCTCGGGCCGGTCGAGGGTCGCGATCAGCTCGACCAGCTGGGTCGTCAGCCGGAGCAGGACGGTCTCGGGCTCGGGACCGGCGGGCACGGCCAGCACGGCGGCGCCGGAGCGGCGTCCGCGCTGGGCCAGCCCGGAAAGGACGGTGCTGCGGCCGCTGCCCGCCTGCCCGTGCAGCACCCAGATCGCGCCGGATCCGGTGAGCACCCGGTCCAAAGCGGCCTGCGCGTCTTCCGGTCCGGCACTCGTGACGGCCGTCGCTCCCATTTCCCTCCTCGGCCGGCGCGGGACCACGGCGCGGCCGGGCGACGGTCGCTCCGAGCATGGCGCAAGGAGGAGCGTTCGGTCGGGAGGTCAGGCGGCCGGGGCACCTTCGGCCAGCATAGTTGCCCCGGCGGACCACGGTCGACCGCTTCCACCGGAGTCAGCCCTCTGGAGAAAGCGCTCTCTAGCCGCATTTAGTCCTCTGGATGCGGTCCTTGCGTGTGCAACTACCGCATCCGGAGGACTAAATACGGGTGCCCGGGGCTTCCGAGACGGGATCGGGCTGCGGAGGGGGTACGTCCGTCTCGATCACCTTCGGCACGCCGCGCAGGCTCCGGAGCGCCACCACCGCGAGGACCACCATCACCGCCGCGCTGCCCAGCATGCTGGTGCGGATGCCGCCGACGAACGACTCCTCCGCCGCCGTGCGGACCGCCGTCGCCACCGGTTCCGGCAGGCCGGTCGCGACCGCCGCCGTGGCGCTGAACGACTCCCGCACCTGGGCGGCCAGATCGGGCGGGACGCCGGCGGGCAGGGTCAGTTCGGCGTGGTAGACGGCCGACAGCACGCTGCCGACCACCGCGATGCCGAGTGAGCCGCCGAGTTCGTAGGCGGTGGCGGAGATCGCCGACGCGGCGCCGGCGCGGTCGCGGGGGACCGTGCCGAGGATGGTGTCGCCGGTGGCGGTCAGCGTGAGCCCCGCGCCGGCGCCGAACGCCACCTGCGCGGCCAGCACCAGCACGTACGTCGAGTCCGTGTTCACCGCGCCGAACAGCCCGAAGCCGACCGATGCCAGCGCCAGCCCTCCCGAGACCGTCGGTGCCCGGCCGAACCGGCGCACCGCCTTCGCCGCCAGGACACCGCCCGCGACGAGCGCCGCGATCGCGCCCGGTACGAACGCCAGCCCGGAGCGCAGCGGGCTCCAGCCCAGGACGAGCTGGAAATACTGGCTGGAGATCAGGGCGAACGCCGACATCGTGAACACCGACACCAGATTCGAGCCGACCGAGGCCGAGAATCCTCGGCGCCGGAACAGTTCCAGGTCGATCAGCGGTTGCTCGAGCCGCCGCTGACGGCGGGCGAACCACCACAGCGACGCGCCTCCGACCGCGAACGCGCCGAGCACCTCCGGGTACCACACGCCGACGTAGAACGCGCCCTTCAACGCGTACACCACGGCCACCAGTCCGATGATGGACAGCAGCACGCTGGGCAGATCGAGCCGAAGCCTGCCGCTGGACCGGGATTCGGGCACGACGCGGGCGGCGCCGAGGATCAGCAGCGCCACCGGGATGTTGACCAGGAAGACCGAGCCCCACCAGAAGTGCTCCAGCAGCACTCCGCCGACGATCGGGCCGATCGCGAAGCCCGCGGCCGACACCCCGGCGGTGACACCCACGGCGGCGGTCCGTGCCCGTTGGGTGGTGAAAACCGCGCGCAGCAACGAAGTCGTCGAAGGCAGGACGGCCGCACCCGCGACCCCCAGCAGCGCGCGAGCCGCGATGAGCGTTTCGGCGCTCGGGGCGTAGGCGGCCACCAGCGAGCCCAGCGCGAACGCGGCCACCCCGATCAGGAGCACCCGCCGCCTGCCGAACCGGTCGCCGAGGTTGCCCATGGTCACCAGCAGGCCGCCCATGGCGAAGCCGTAGACGTCCGCGATCCACAGCAGTTCTTCGGCCGAAGCGCCGAGCTGTGTGGTCAGCGCCGGGACGGCCAGATGCAGCACGGTCATGTCGATCGCGACCATCAGCTGCGCCAGGCAGGCCACCATGATCGTCGCGATGTCGCGGGCCTTGGAACTCATGCCGCCACCGCCTCGGGCAGGCGGGGCCGGGGTTTCGGTTTCAGCGTGTCCCGGATGTCGGCGCGCAGCAGGGTGAACGCCGACGTCAGTCCGGGCAGCCGGTGCAGCAGGTGGTCCGGACCGGCGACGAGGACCCGGCCGACGCCGAGCCTGGCGAACCGGTGGACCAGCCCGGGCAGCCGGACAGCGTTGACCGTCGACTCCAGCAGGAGCGACGCCGCCTCCTCACCGGTCCGGACCGGTCCTCCGTCCTGATCGGACACGATCGGCAGCACCGGATCCGAAAAGACGAACCCGCCGAAGACCTCTTCCGCCAGCCTGTCGCGCAGCCCGCCGAGCATCCGCGCGTGGGCGGCGGGACGCATGGTCGTGAGCGCGTATCCGCCCGAGGCCCGCACCCGCCGGACGAACTCGTCCAGCTTCGTCTCACGCAGGGTCACGAGGTGGACCTCGTCGTCGAACCGGCCGGAGAGCTCGTGGCCGATCCCGTCGAGGATCTCGCCGAGCGCCGTCTCCGGCGTCCGCACGATGAACTGGCTGACGAGATCCTGATGCGCCGTCTCGAAATACTCCCGTTCCCGGCGTGCGACGGCGTCGACGAGCCGGACGAGATCCTCGACGGGAAGAGCACCGCCGCGGACCACGGCCGCGCGTTCACCGAAGCTGGCGCCGCCGACCGCGACCGGTGCCAGCCCGTGCTCCCGCTCGGCCCGTTCGGCCAGCGCCAGCGACGCGAGCACGAACGCGATCTGGGTGTGCTCGTTGTACTCTTCGCCCCTTCTGGCGAGCGGATCCAGCAGGGAGCGGCCGAGCGCGTGCTCCGCCGCGCCGAGCAGGCGCCGAGCCGACGGGTCGATGACGAGGAACCTGCCCAGTTCCGCGGCACGGGCGGGGCCCATACCGGGGAAGAGGACGGCATCCGTGAAACTGTCCACAGTGCACACCCAGCTTCGTGATCGGATCAGAGTTGTTCGGCCGCGGCGAACTGCTCGAGCCGCTTCCGGTCCGGTTTCCCGTTGCGGTTCAACGGGAACTGATCGGTGACGAGGACGCGGTTCGGCTGCTCGGCCGGGGGCAGCACGCCGCAGATCCGGTCACGCCAGTAGCGCGAGTCCCGCTGTGCGTCGTCCTCGACGACGAACACCAGGCTCGATCCGCGACGCTGGTCGGGCAGCGCGACGATCTTCGCGGAGCAGCCCTCTCCGGCCAGCCGGTGCTCGATCACCTCGGGATGCAGGGTGTGCCCGTTGCGGTGCACCGCGCGTTTGCGCCCCACCACGAACAGGTTCCCGTCCGCGTCGAGACGGCCGAGGTCGCCGGTGGCGTACCAGCCGCGGTCGGCAGGGAGCACCTGTCCGGTGCCGTCGAGGTAACCCTCCATGAGGTCCGGGTCGAGCACGAACAGTTCGCCGACTTCGCCGTCGGGCAGCACGGTGCCGTCGTCGGCGCGCACCTCCAGCGTCAGTCCTTCGACGATTTGCCCACAGCCACGCGGATTCCCGATATTCGCGAAGGCGACGTTGCCCATTTCGGTGCTGCCGTAACTGTCGAGCAGCGGCATGCCGAAGAGCTCGTCGGATTGCGCCACGACGCCGGGTTCGAGCGGGGCGGCGCCGCTGCACAGCATGCGCACGCGGGAGAATTCCGCTTTGAGCGCCGGACGTTTGCCGATGATGTTGAACAGGCTCCGATAGGTGGACGGCGTCGCGTCGACGACCGTCGCGCCGGCACGTCCGGCCAGGCGCAGTGCCCGGTCAGGACGGCGATAGGGCGCGATCACCAGCGAGCAGTCCCGCAGCCACGCGATCATCACCATCGAAAGGCCGTACTGGTGGTTGAACGGCAGCAACGGCAGGAGGACGTCTTCGGCGACGTGACCGACCAGATCGGCGTTGCGTTCCAGGTTCTTCAGGAACCGTGCGCCGTTCTTCGCGACGCCTTTGGGGACGCCGGTCGAGCCGGACGACCACATCACGAGACTGTCGGGCAGCTTTTCCCAGACGTCGAAACGCAACTGGACGTCGGTCGGGGTCCGGTCGGCGGCGGCCACCATGATCTCGTAGGTGTAGGCCGCGGGCGCGTCCGGAGGCATCGGCGCGTCGTCGTCGATCACCGCCAGGACGACACCGGAACCGGTGATCGTCTCGGCCGTGCGGTCGGCGTGCTCCATGTGATCGACGAGCACCACCGACGCGCCGACATGCATCAGCGCGACGAGGATCGTCAGATAGGCCAACGTGTTGTCGGCCTTGAGCAGGACACGGTCACCGGAGCCGACACCGCGGTCCCGCAGCACTTCGGCGACGCGGAGCGCCTGCTGTTCGAAGGCCGCGCCGCCGGTGACCGCGTCGGGGGAATAGATCTTCGCGAACATGGGGAAGTCCTTTCCGCTGTCAATCCAGGCTCACCGGGGCGATCTCGTCGAACACGTCGCCGGGACCGGGGTTGTCCGGATGGGTGCCGCCGCCCAGGTGCTCGACGACGCCCCACACGGCGTTCAGCGCGGTGGTGACCGCGCTCTCGGAGAAACCGGCGATCCACGCGACGTCGTCGCCGGCCAGGAAGAAGCCGCGGTGGTGGTCGGCGGCGTCGCGCTGCATGAACTGGGTGAACAGCCGCCGCTGGTAGCGGTAGCTGCCGGGGAGGCAGGATTTGAAGGCGCCCTTGAAATGCGGCTGGGTCTCCCAGGTGATCGCGATCGGCGGGCCGATCATGTGGGAGCGGATGTCGACGCCGGGGTAGATCTTGGCCAGCGCGGAGAGCATCACGTCGAGCCGCTCGTCCGGGGTCAGCGAAGCGACCTTCAGCGAGTCGTCGTTCCACGTGTAGGAAAGCAGCATCGTGCCGGGCTCGTCGGGGCCGTTGTCGATCAGGTAGACCCCGCGCGGGATGCGGTCGGTGAGCGTCGTGCTCATCACGTCGCGGCCGGTCTCCGGGTCCTGATCGAGCCAGAACGGCCTGTCGGTGATGACGAACAGCTTCGACGCGCCCATGTAGTGCGTACGCTCCAGCGCGGTCCAGACCGGCTGAGGCAGCAGGGCGTCGTCGCTCTTCATCCCCGAGAGCAGATTCCAGTTCTGCGCGGCGAAGATCGCCGCCGGATAGGTGCGCACGTCGCGGTTCGCGTCCTCGATGGTGAACCCGCGGCCGGTCCGGTCGATCCGCACCACCGCCGGACGCGGCTCGCCGCCGTGCAGGCTCTTCAGCGACGTGCCGGACGGCCAGTATTCGAGGTCGGCGGGCTCGTCGGCCCACAGCCCGAGCGGCAGCTGCTGGCAGCCGCCGAGGATCCGGTGGTGCTCGTCGCTGGTGTCGGTGCAGATCACCCGCAGGATTTCGAGCGCGGAGTTGGGGAAGTCGGTGTCCCAGCCGCCGCAGCCGAAGCCGACCTGGCCGAAGATCTCGCGGTGCTCGAAGGAGGAGAACAGCGGGGAAGAGGTCAGGAACCCGTAGAACGACACGTTGTCGAACTTGGTGACCAGATGGTTCCACAGCGCCTTGATGGTCGTGATGTCACGACGCCGGATGGCGTCCTCCATCAGCGACAGATCCGCCTGCTCCTGCAGCGTCTTCGTCCAGGCGTCGTTGACCTCGCGATACACCGCGGGGAGGTCGGCGGACGTGCGGGCCCAGTGGTTCTCGCCGTGCAGGTTGATCACCGTGCTCGGCGACGCGGGGGAGAGCGGGTTGGGGAACGGCGTCGTCTCCAGCCCCACCTTGTCGATGTAGTGGAAAAGAGCGCCCGCGGACGGCGGGAAGCGCATCGCGCCCAGTTCGGCGACGGCGTCCGGGTAGCCGGGCAGGCTGACCGAGCGCATCCGGCCGCCGAGCTGCTCGGCCTCGTAGATCACCGGCTTCAGGCCGAGCTTCATCAGCTCGTAGGCGGCCACCATCCCGGACAGTCCGCCGCCGATCACCGCGACCTCGGTGCCGTGCGCCTGGCGTGGCACGCGGCCGATGCCGGCGGGGTGGCGGATCCAGTCGTCGTAGGCGAACGGGAAATCGGGGCACAGCATGCTCGTCGGCGGCGCCGCCTCGGCCCGCTGGCGGGGCAGGACGCGTTCTTCGACGGGAGACATGGTCATCGGCGTTACCTCCGGCACTAGTTCTGGCGTCGCGCTGACGACCCCGGGCCGGCACGGCGGACGCCGGCGTTCTCGTGCGGCTACGGGTCTCAACGCTGAAATCCGGTTCGCCGAAAACCACGTTAACGATTCCGAACCGGTGCGCTGGATACCTTTTCCACCGCTTGCCCATGGCACGGAAACCCGGCTGAGGGGCGCGCGGTTACCCGGCGGTGGAACAGTTCCGCCCCGCCCGCCCGGCCCGTTGTGGATAGCTGGACCGTGACTTCCCTGTGCCAGGCGACCCGAGGTGGCGAGTGCGCGCATGACCGAGCTGGATTCCTTGCGACGGCTGGAGAGCAGGCCGCGCGCCGAACGGCGCCGGACGCTGCTGGGCCTGGTGCGCCGGGCGACGTCGGCGGTGTTGGACGGGCCGCTCCCGGCCGGCCGCACCTTCGCCGACCTGGGGTTCGATTCGCTGTTGGCGGTGAAGCTGCACGCGTGGCTGAGCGCCGAGACCGGTCTCGAGCTGCCGGTGACCCTCGCCTACGACCATCCGGCGCCGGAAGCCCTGGCGGACTTCCTCGACGAGTGCCTTTTCGGAGCCGAGGCCGAGGACGCCGCGGAGAGCGGTGCGGACACCGGCGAGCCGATCGTGATCGTCGGCATCGGCTGCCGCTTCCCCGGCGGCGCGGACTCGCCCGCCGCCCTGTGGTCCCTTGTGGACGAAGGCAGGGACGTCGTCACGGAGTTCCCCCGCGACCGCGGCTGGGACGTCGACGGCCTGTACGACCCCCGCCCTGGCACACCGGGCCGGACCTACGTGCGCCACGGCGGTTTCCTGCCCGGCGCGGCCGAATTCGACGCCGGGTTCTTCGGTATCTCGCCGCGCGAGGCGCTGGCCATGGACCCGCAGCAGCGCCTGGTACTGGAAACGGCGTGGGAGGCGCTGGAACGCGCCGGGATCGACGCCGGAACCCTGACCGGCAGCCGGACCGGGGTGTTCGTCGGCGCCGAGCCGCAGGAATACGGCACCCGGCTGGCCGACGCGCCCGAAGGCCTCGACGGGCTCCTGCTCACCGGCAGCGCGCCGAGCGTCGTCTCCGGCCGCATCGCGTACACGCTCGGCCTGCAAGGGCCCGCCCTGACCGTCGACACCGCGTGTTCCGGCTCGCTGGTCGCCCTCCATCTCGCGGTCCGCGCGCTGCGGAACGGTGAATGCACCCTCGCGCTGGCCGGCGGGGTGGCCGTGCTCGGCACGCCCGGTCCGTTCGTGGCCTTCTCGCACCAGCGCGGCCTGGCGCCGGACGGACGCTGCAAGCCGTTCTCTGCCGCGGCGGACGGCACCGCGTGGGCCGAGGGCGCCGGGATGTTCGTCGTGGAAAGGCTTTCCGACGCCGAACGCCACGGCCATCCGGTGCTCGCGGTGATCCGCGGCAGCGCGGTCAACTCCGACGGCGCGTCGAACGGGCTCACCGCACCCAACGGCCCCTCTCAGCAACGGGTGATCCGCGCCGCGCTGGCCGACGCGGGGGTCGATCCGTCCACTGTGGACGCCGTCGAAGCGCACGGGACCGGGACCACCCTCGGCGACCCGATCGAGGCGCAGGCGCTGCTGTCGACCTACGGCCGGGACCGGGAAACCCCGCTGTGGCTGGGTTCGGTCAAGGCCAACATCGGGCACGCGCAGGCGGCCGCGGGGGCGGCCGGGGTGATCAAGATGATCATGGCACTGCGGTACGATCGGTTGCCGCGCACCCTGTACGGCGACGATCCGACACCGGCGGTCGACTGGTCCGCCGGTGCGGTTTCGCTGCTGGCCGAGCCGGTCGAGTGGCCGCGCGGCGAGGAACCGCGCCGGGCCGCCGTCTCGTCGTTCGGCATCTCCGGCACCAACGCCCACCTGATCCTCGAAGAACCGGCGCCAGCCGCGTCCGAAGTGCCCGCATCCGAGGTGTCTTCCCCGATCGCGATCGCCTTCTCGGCCGCCGACCCGGAGGCGTTGCGTGCCCACGCTGCCCAGCTCGCCGCCGTCGAAGCGAATCCGCTGGACCTGGCCTTCTCGCTCGCCAAGACCCGGGCGACGCTGGCCGAACGCGCTTTCGTCCTGGCGCCGGACGCCGCGGGCCTGACGGAAGCCCTGACCGCTTTCGACGAGCGGGTGCTGCGCGGTGGCCCGCTCCAGGAGCCCGCCGAACTCGCGTACCTGTTCACCGGACAGGGTGCTCAGCGGATCGCGATGGGCCGGGGGCTCTACGACGCTTACGACGTCTACGCCGAGGCTTTCGACGAGGTCTGCGCCCACGCGGACCCGCAGCTCGATCCGCCGTTGCGGGACGTGGTGTTCGGCGACGCGGACCCGGCGCTGCTGGACCGCACCGACTACGCGCAGCCCGCGCTGTTCGCCGTCGAGGTCGCGCTGTTCCGCCTGCTGGAGTCCTGGGGGGTCGTCCCGGCCTACCTGTGCGGGCATTCGGTCGGCGAGTTCGCGGCCGCGCACGTCGCGGGTGTGCTGTCGCTGTCCGACGCGGCGATGCTGGTGACCGCTCGCGGCAGGCTCATGCGAGAGCTGCCCGGAGGCGGCGCGATGGTCTCCCTCCGTGCCTCCGAAGAAACGGCTCGCGCACTGCTGACCGGGTACGAGAGCAGCGCCGGGATCGCCGCCGTCAACGGCGAGGAAGCCGTCGTACTGTCCGGCGCGCGTGCCACGCTGGAGGCGGCGCTCGCCGGATTCGACGGCAAGGTCAAGTGGCTCAACGTCAGCCACGCCTTCCACTCGCCGTTGACGCGGGACATGCTCGACGACTTCGCCCGGATCGCGCGGCTCGCCGACTACCACCCCGCGAACCTGCCGATCGTCTCGACGGTCACCGCCGAGATCGGCGGGCACGACTCGGCCGAGTACTGGATCCGCCACGTCGAGGCGACCGTCCGCTTCGCCGACGCGCTGCGTGTGCTGCGGGACAACGGCTGCGGCACCTACCTGGAGCTGGGCCCGGACGGCGTTCTTTCGGCGCTGGTCGACGACGGCGTCGCCCGGCCGCTGCTCCGCCGGGACCGGCCCGAGGTGCCCGAAATCCTGACCGCGCTGGGCACCGTTCACGTACGCGGGGTGGATGTCGACTTCGCGGCGCTCGCCCCGGGCGGGCGCCGGATCGCGTTGCCGACCTACCCGTTCCAGCGGTCGCGTTACTGGCTCGCCGCCGGACCCGCCAAGGACGCGCGCGGACTCGGCCTGCGCAACGCCGAACACCCGCTGCTCGGGGCGGTGGTGCCGGTCCCCGGCGGTGACACCGTGTTCACCGCGCGGCTTTCGGTGGCCGACCAGCCGTGGCTGAGCGGGCACCGGGTCGGCGACGACATCCTGTTCCCCGGCACCGGATTCCTCGAGCTGGCCCTGCACGCCGGCGCCGAGACAGGCTGCGGATGTGTGGAGGAACTGACCTTGGGCGCACCGCTCGTCCTCGCGGCCCCGGTCGAGGTGCAGGTGGTCGTGGCCGCCGCGGACGACGACGGCCGCCGCGCGGTCACCGTCCATTCGCGACCGGAGCACGGCGAGGACTGGACCCGGCACGCGAACGGCACTCTCGTCCCCGACACCGACGCCGTCACATCGGCCGTCACGTGGCCACCACCGGGGGAATCCCCATCCTTGGAGGGTTTTTACGACGACCTGCCCGGATTCGGCTACGAAGGCGTCTTCCGCGGCCTGCGAGCGGTGTGGGTGGACGGCGACGACGTGCACGCCGAAGTCGCGCTCCCCGGCGACGAGGGCGGCGGCTTCGGCATCCATCCGGCCCTGCTGGACGCCGGTCTGCACGCGATGTTCCTGCGTGAGTCCGCGGAATCCGCCGGAGGGTTGCCGTTCTCCTGGTCGGGAGTCCGCCTGCGGGCGAGTGGCGCGACAGCGCTGCGGCTGCGGATCACGTTCCACGCGGCGGACACCGTGTCGCTGGTCGCCGTCGATCCCTCGGGCGCAGAGGTGCTGAGCGTCGAGTCGCTGGTCGTCCGCCGACCCTCCGCACGCGGCAGGGAGCTTCCCGCCGGACTGTTCACTGTGGACTGGACGCCGGTCGCGGCCGTGGAACCGGTGGCGTGCACGACGTATCCGGAGGTCGTTCCGGGC contains these protein-coding regions:
- a CDS encoding type I polyketide synthase gives rise to the protein MTELDSLRRLESRPRAERRRTLLGLVRRATSAVLDGPLPAGRTFADLGFDSLLAVKLHAWLSAETGLELPVTLAYDHPAPEALADFLDECLFGAEAEDAAESGADTGEPIVIVGIGCRFPGGADSPAALWSLVDEGRDVVTEFPRDRGWDVDGLYDPRPGTPGRTYVRHGGFLPGAAEFDAGFFGISPREALAMDPQQRLVLETAWEALERAGIDAGTLTGSRTGVFVGAEPQEYGTRLADAPEGLDGLLLTGSAPSVVSGRIAYTLGLQGPALTVDTACSGSLVALHLAVRALRNGECTLALAGGVAVLGTPGPFVAFSHQRGLAPDGRCKPFSAAADGTAWAEGAGMFVVERLSDAERHGHPVLAVIRGSAVNSDGASNGLTAPNGPSQQRVIRAALADAGVDPSTVDAVEAHGTGTTLGDPIEAQALLSTYGRDRETPLWLGSVKANIGHAQAAAGAAGVIKMIMALRYDRLPRTLYGDDPTPAVDWSAGAVSLLAEPVEWPRGEEPRRAAVSSFGISGTNAHLILEEPAPAASEVPASEVSSPIAIAFSAADPEALRAHAAQLAAVEANPLDLAFSLAKTRATLAERAFVLAPDAAGLTEALTAFDERVLRGGPLQEPAELAYLFTGQGAQRIAMGRGLYDAYDVYAEAFDEVCAHADPQLDPPLRDVVFGDADPALLDRTDYAQPALFAVEVALFRLLESWGVVPAYLCGHSVGEFAAAHVAGVLSLSDAAMLVTARGRLMRELPGGGAMVSLRASEETARALLTGYESSAGIAAVNGEEAVVLSGARATLEAALAGFDGKVKWLNVSHAFHSPLTRDMLDDFARIARLADYHPANLPIVSTVTAEIGGHDSAEYWIRHVEATVRFADALRVLRDNGCGTYLELGPDGVLSALVDDGVARPLLRRDRPEVPEILTALGTVHVRGVDVDFAALAPGGRRIALPTYPFQRSRYWLAAGPAKDARGLGLRNAEHPLLGAVVPVPGGDTVFTARLSVADQPWLSGHRVGDDILFPGTGFLELALHAGAETGCGCVEELTLGAPLVLAAPVEVQVVVAAADDDGRRAVTVHSRPEHGEDWTRHANGTLVPDTDAVTSAVTWPPPGESPSLEGFYDDLPGFGYEGVFRGLRAVWVDGDDVHAEVALPGDEGGGFGIHPALLDAGLHAMFLRESAESAGGLPFSWSGVRLRASGATALRLRITFHAADTVSLVAVDPSGAEVLSVESLVVRRPSARGRELPAGLFTVDWTPVAAVEPVACTTYPEVVPGKPAVLSLLPEGDPVTSAHELGAHVLEVLQDWVTREESTLVVHTRHAAGPDAAAPAAASIWGLVRSAQAEHQGRFVLVDAALEDVPLAVATGEPQVAVRDGVPLVPRIAEAGAGVLLPPAGPWRLDKSGEGTVENLALTPIDEPDLGPGDVRIAVRAAGLNFRDVLNVLGMYPGEAGPLGCEVAGTVLATGAAVTDLAPGDRVMGMVHGGIGPVAVGERPFLTRIPDGWTDEQAATVPLVFLTAYYALVDLAGLKSGESILIHSAAGGVGMAATQLALHLGAKVFGTASEGKQHVLRAAGLPAEHIASSRTLDFAAGFRAATGGRGVDVVLNSLAGEFVDASLGMTASGGRFLEMGKTDVRAPENVAYRAFDLIEAGRTRTAEIWAELLALFDKGALTPLPVRTWDVRHAPDAFRFVSQARHVGKVALTVPRALDPERPVLVTGGTGGLGALVARHLVTTHGVRKLLLTSRRGPDAPGAGELAAELTGLGAEVRVVACDVADRGALAALLDGVELTGVVHTAGVLDDGVLTGLTSERLAKVLRPKVDAAWHLHELTRGHDLALFALYSSVSGIVGSAGQASYAAANTFLDALAAHRRVRGLPAVSLAWGLWREGMGSGLAGNDVDRMAREGLPPLTAESGLALFDAALDGGFTTVLPIELDRAALRAHARTTEVAPVLRGLAKVATRRVAGRATTGGAGLAERLTALPDEERTALLIDLVRHNAAAVLGHEAGGMIDPARAFKDLGFDSLTSVELRNRINAVTGLRLSATAVFDHPTVASLAGHLLAELAPPSLSAADAVLAELDAFEARLTGVDDDGRTAVAGRLRALLDGLTTPGTDVGGRLEDATADEVVDFLATELGIS